TAAATTTCCTTTTTCTGTTAAGAAAATACCGGATATCAAGTAATTGACCCTCAATAAAAGGATTGAAAAATATATTATTAGCTGTATGATAATTTTTGAataagggaagaaaataataatcctTTAAAGAACAGATGGAATAGCACAATTTTGACGGGCaaaatttttgaatttgattttcatgaagaagatgaagattgctATGATTTATTTGATGTAAATGAGTAAAGGTTTGGGTTTCTACCTGGTTATTGTCTAAGCTTAAACATAGACTTCTACTACTGATATGAACTTGATGGTTAGCACCACTGCTTGTAAATATATATTCTTCCAAACACTGTTTTTGATTCAAGGAAGTTCCACATGTTGAACAGAAAATCACCACTGGATCCACAAATAAGTCAGGAGACCTGCAGAGAGGAAATTATTTTTCCATTAAAGCAAAAATCAAAAGAGAAATAAACTGATATCTATTTTGAAAAGCAAATTAAAAACCCGAAACTAGGTTGTTCTTAAAATTTACAGATCATTATATAAATTCCACAACCATTAATGATGAATATAAAACATAATCCAAAGAAATCAAGAGAAAGTAGAGATTTTAGAAGAAGATATCAGTAATCATTATCTAGATTAGGTCGAGATGAGagcaaaaattattaaaattgaaAACGATTTTGAAAATCAGTTAACTCATTATTCACCCGATTTACAGAGTTTCTCTCTCCTGTCGTGTTTTGGGTTACTTTTTGTGATTTCTTCTAATAGTATATCAAGGGTAAGGTCATGCGTTATCAAAGTCATTAGAATTTACTACTACTATCTGGCAAGGCTCATTTGTCCTCCCTGTGCATAACGAAAGTGTACCCTATGTATGAGTACTAAATAAAAAGTGATCAACCTACTTGTCCAACGTATTCTATATCACAACAGAAGGAAAATACCTCCTTGCTCATGTTGTAGGAATggagagtcttataagaggaacgtatcatcaaaatattaaatttaaattcattgtcgtcaTTTTGCGGAGAAAATGGCGTACATCATGTACGATAGTGTCCATTGATAGTATCAATAAAAATTAATAGTAATATGATTTGTAACTTAGAATATTCTgaataataacttgaaaattgttgatCCATAATGCACATGTTTTGCCTGGCGTCTTTAGTTCACAATAggaagtttagattatataaaagaaaattgttttagttttgtaattttaagattttatagtagaagaaagaaaaaaaatggtggaGATTATcattttttcttaaatcaacaacaaacatgatgGTATGAACAAGAAGGTGAGAAACATCATGCAAAATATCACGTTCAAGGTTCAATACtgattaaaaagaaaattaaatgtattCAGCACCATTAATGTCTCAGAATCGATAGATAATAAAATACTTTATCAACCGATTATACCTTTCTGTTCAAATATATTCGCACAAATGGTAGTttggtgatgtttattatctaccgattgtgctagtagccccaaattcaaaattttcaaaaaccaatgaaaTTTTGAAGTTCTcaattttcacaatcggtagactcgtgatgtttattatctaccgattgtacaatcggtagccTCGTGAtgctcattatctaccgattctgctagtagccccaaattcaaaattttcataatCCAATGGAACTTtgagtttctctattttcacaatcagactcgtgatgtttattatctgcCGATTGTACAATCCGTAGTCTCGTGAtgctcattatctaccgattgtgctagagccccaaattcaaaattttcaaaaaccaatggaattttgagtttctctattttcacaatcggtggACTCGTGaggtttattatctaccgattaaacaatcggtagtctcgtgatgttcattatctactgaTTGTGCTCATAGcctcaaattcaaaattttcaaaagccAATGAAATTTTaagtttctctattttcacaatcggtggactcgtgatgtttattatctaccgattaaacAATCGGTATTCTCATGATgttctttatctaccgattgtgctagtagcgccaaattccaaaattttcaaaaaccaatagaattttgagtttctctattttcacaatcggtagactcgtgatgctattatctaccgattgtacaatcggtagtctcatgatgttcattatctaccgattgtgctagtagcctcaaattcaaaattttcaaaaaccaatgaaattttgagtttctctattttcacaatcggtagactcgtgatgtttattatctactgaTTCCTAACGGCCACAAGTTCCATTTCGAGTTTTGTACTTTAAtaatcggtagccaaaaaatatataaacttaACAATCGGTAAATCTCTATTTTTTCGAATTTGGAAACTACAACAATCGGTAGTTTCACCAATCATTAATGAACTTAACATATCAACAGATTGCTAACGGCCACAAAACACAATTCGAGTGTATACTATAACAATCGGTAGTTTCACCAATCATTTATGAACTTAACATATCTACCGATTGCCAACGGCCACAAACCACATTTTCAATGTATAGTTTAACAATCGGTAGCTAATATTCCtatatttactaccgattatgcaaGGACAATTGGGTAATCTTCGGAAATTGAGACATCCCATAACCTTGCTAATGGGTTGGGAATAAAATAGTgacccctaattctttcagggtcGCCCCTAATGACGCAAGGATGTTTTGGTGCTGAACTCCTAGTTTTGTTCAATATATTACTATCAGATATTGGACCCTTTTCTTATTTAATGCGACCTTTTCTTTCACCATCTTGGCACCTTGCCGTCAATTTTCAGAAGGGGCCAGTTTTTCAATGGTTTCCGATGAGAGTCTCTCAAATTTTGAACCTCCTATGCGCATGGGTTTCTGAGAACAAAAATGATTTATTCACCAAAAAATTTGCACATTCTCACCGTGTGAGAGTACGTGAGAGGATAGGTGGGCAGAAGTCTATCCCGTGCGATCTTTTTCGGTGCATTCACAGTGCAAATTCTTCGGTGGGTCTAATAAAACTGTTCTGAGAAACCCAATCTGGTAACACTAGCTGTGTTCGAATTGGCTTGTTACCACCTTAACAGATTTGGGCGTATCCACTCTGCCTAATCACCGTGTATTTGAATTGAGACTTTTGCCGAAAAAGGGCTTAAAAATTTGTCCAATTATGCGTATATGACCAACGTACTACTAAATTACAAAAACGACGTACATGGTTAAAAGGGCAAAATATGACCCAAAAAAATGACGTCCATGCTATTCACAACTGCACGATAAATGTAATGGGAATATTTTTGAAGTGCACTTATAGTGCGTTCGAAATATTGATCGGTCAACTAGACTCATGTTCATGGTCAACAACACTCGACATTGTTTAGTCAATAGTAAACGTTACAATTTTTGAGTGTCCAGTAGGAATGCACCGGAGTCAGTCAACTCGAATAGTCAACGGTCAATGGTCAATGGTACGTTCATGAGACTCAATGAGTCCTCATTTGACCAAAATAGTTGCTAAAAGTCCATTTTCGCGGATAAAAATGTATAAAACCGTTGCTAAGAGTCCAAACAACATCCTTAAAATACTTCATACACAAACAACATCCTGGTGAGATTTTTAGAAACTGTTCATACAAGAACAATTCAGATGACTTGAGTTGTTCAGTGGCTTATATATTACATGCATGCCTTAATATAGAGGACGACATAAGCGCGTTCAATCAACAAAAAGTTAAAGCAGAAATGATGCATGGGTACGTAATTGCATATGTATTCGATGGATACATATCCATTGATGATTAGTTCAATCAGAAGCGCAGAGGTAAGTGTTCAAATCTTCGATGATTTTATGGAAAGTTAGATAAGAAATAGGAACTGGAGAATCCTCATTAATCTTCTCATATTCCACTATCCAAGTTACGATGCTTCCATGTCCATCAGCCTTCGGATTAACAAGTGTTGCGTCGAACTTCTTGTAATCATCCAGCAATACTCCTTCTACTGTACTGTGGTGTATCGTCCTTGCTTCATCTTCATAGGTAGTTCTCTCCTTGCAAGTAAGTGGTTTACCCTCTGCATATACATACAAACATATTAATGTAACCGTAATCAGTTTTCAGCGCACATTATGAAGAGAAAGTAAGATCATGAATCAGACAATTTTGATGTAATTATCGGCATGTGTTGAAGCATACCAATTATATAGTGCCATTCCTTGATAAAACCAGAAGTAATTCCATCTCCCTCAACAGCTTTGACGCCTCTATAAATATGAGGTATTGCGTTTGGAAGGTCTTCGTGGTGCTTGAAAATCTTGTAATATTCATCCGCGTTGCAGTTAACCTCCAGTTCAGTTACTAGTTTCCCAACCAGACCTGAAATGGTATGGTGATGCTCAgccatagatttttttttttaaatgatatTTGATAATAGCTAATGTTCAGCTAGTTTGTTTTTGATGAAATTGATCATAGTTGATTGAGTTTATATAGAAAACCCAAGTATGAAATGATCAGTTCTTTAAAAATGATGACTCAATATGAGCTATACTGTTATTATAACCTCAGCTTAATTCCCTGATTtatctaataataaaaaaaatcaccattGAGCCCGGTCTAATGTCAACTTTTAATCCACGCAAATATTCCGAGACTGTGACAAAAACATTGCCAAAACCAAtaattcggaaaaaaaaaattccttggcTGTAGGTTCATTTCCTGATCCATGGCATTGAGATTGACTAAAAGATGGGATTCAAATTTACATTTCTAAGGTATAATAACTTTGAAGAGTATAGAAACTTGGCCTGTTTAAACATGGTTACTAATCCGGATACGAATTTTCTTCGGGGTGTACCGAATTCAATTCGGTTAAAATCATAGGGTTTTGCTAGATCCACTGAAAAATAAACCGTGATGTAAACCGAGGGAGATCGAATGGACATGGGGAGCGTTCTGTGCATCGAGATTAGGATGGGCAGAAATTGGCCCCATTTCCCACTCACACGGTTCAATCACGGTGCTTGTTTTTCGGTGTATAAAGCATTTCAGAAAACCATATGGGACCATGGGTAAGAAGAATCTATGGAGCAGAATGAAAATAATTAGTGGGGGAAGTGTTCTTGAGTAGTCTAAATCAAACAATCACGGAATACTAGGATAAACAGTGCACATCTAATAGTCAAAAGAAAGCAGCCCATCATAGAGCCAGCGCATCAACAGTTGGTCATAGGATGTTGTTCAAGGTATAGTGACAGCATAAACTAGAATTGTTTAAGGTGGCTAGGCAAAGAAATGAAGAAAATTTCCCAAATCAAAGAAAATCTAAAGATCTCATGACAGTCTCCAAGTGACGAAGTAACTCAATTATTAGACATTTGCACCTTTTCTCTATACTAAAAAGATTCTATACTAGAAAGAAAAAGGGATAGATGCTGGAGTCGGAGAACTTTTTGTTAAACTAGGTCTTATGGACCGTCGAGCGGTAACTTAGTTATTTAGATCCCCCCAAAAGAAATTGATCACAATATGCATCTCGGATTCCCAAAACAACCGAGCCAATCTCAAAAGTCAAGGCCTATTGTGCAGACCCAAAATCGTATAGAGCTTTATTCGAGTATTTAACCTCTTAAATTAGAAATCTTAATTTCACTCGTATGTATATATGAGAGTATGCTAAACCTAGATAGTAAGGAAACAATGTTTGCAAGAAGAAAGATGGAGATGAAGAGTAAGAGCCAGGACTGTTGTTAGGCACACTGTGGAAGAGGAAAAAGCAAGACTTCGAGTGCGTATTAACCTTGGAAATCTATGAAATCTCTTCATTGATTTGCACTTGTCACGACTGAAAGCTATGACCACAACTAGATCTCTAATACTTTTTGTGAAGAGAATCTGTTTATGACTGCAGAGTTACTCCTAACGTCTGGTGATCACCAGGATGTACGTGTAGTAGAAGTAAGAATCGCTGGTATTCAACGGATTCACCCAGTATGCACCCTCAAAGACTTGATTTGCTTCATGGACACAAGTAACTGTCGTGCTCTGTAACATTAACACTAGGGAATCAATACCATGGATAAAATCAAGTGTTAAACAAGACCCagagatgcagaaaaaccacaaTAGTTAATTTTAATGCATGATCCTGTAACGAAGCTAACACAAAGCTCTTATATAATTGCACTCTTAAAATGGTTGATATACGAAAAGCTCATGATGAGTACTGTTTTACAAATAGTTCACACAGAAACAACTCAAAAGACTTGAGTAGAAGTACTGGCTTATTTATATGCATACACGCAGTACTGTCACATTATCACACCAAACACTGAAATGGGCCACCAATTACGGTAGTTTAATCAGAAGCGCAAAGGTGAGAGTTCAGGTCCTCAATGATTTGATGGAACAAAGCTAAATATGGAATAGGAACCGGAGAATCCTCGTTAATCTTCTCATAATCAATAGTCCAACTCACAATGCTTCCATGACCACTAGGCTTTGGATTAACCACAAGTGTTGCATCaaacttcttgtaatcattagaCAAGTCTCCTCCTACGACGCTGTGATGTATTGTCCTTGTTTCATCAGTGTATGTTGTTGTTTCCTTGACAATTAGTTCTTTACCCTCTGGAAGCACAAACAAGAACATAATAAATATACGTCAAACAGGATTTAAGTGCACGATTTGAAGTGAAAATAAGTATCTAAATCAAAAAGGTTATTTTGTGTGTCGATTTACAAGTATATGCGTACCATGAAGATAACCCCATTCCTTTACACAACCAGAAGTAATTCCATGTCCCTCAACAACCTTGACGCTTGTGTAAATATGAGGTATTGCGTCTGGAATGTCTTCGTGGTGCTTAAAAATTGTGTAATATTTGTCAGCGTTGCAGTTAACTTCCAATTCAGTCACTAGTTTCCCAACTAGACCTGAGATGGTATGGTGATATGCCATTGATGATAATTGAGTTTGGTTGTTACTACACTTGAATGATATTAAGCTCTCTTAAGCTTGTTTGATGAAATTGATTTAGTTTAACAAGTTTATATAGAAAACTAAATGTTAAAATGAATTGATTAAAAAATGATGACTCAATATGATCTGTATTGTAGGtttaaagattttgattttttttttttgtaaaat
This Papaver somniferum cultivar HN1 unplaced genomic scaffold, ASM357369v1 unplaced-scaffold_84, whole genome shotgun sequence DNA region includes the following protein-coding sequences:
- the LOC113345894 gene encoding major latex protein 22, producing the protein MAEHHHTISGLVGKLVTELEVNCNADEYYKIFKHHEDLPNAIPHIYRGVKAVEGDGITSGFIKEWHYIIEGKPLTCKERTTYEDEARTIHHSTVEGVLLDDYKKFDATLVNPKADGHGSIVTWIVEYEKINEDSPVPISYLTFHKIIEDLNTYLCASD
- the LOC113345810 gene encoding major latex protein 146-like, translating into MAYHHTISGLVGKLVTELEVNCNADKYYTIFKHHEDIPDAIPHIYTSVKVVEGHGITSGCVKEWGYLHEGKELIVKETTTYTDETRTIHHSVVGGDLSNDYKKFDATLVVNPKPSGHGSIVSWTIDYEKINEDSPVPIPYLALFHQIIEDLNSHLCASD